The Abditibacteriaceae bacterium DNA window TCGCTCAGCGAATTGGGCGACGAAGAAGCCGCGCGCGCGGCTTACGAGCAGGCGCTGAAAGAGTACCCGAACAATCGCGAAGCGGCGGCGGAATCGACGCTGCGCTTGGGGCGTGTGGCGCAGGCGATGCGCGACGGGAAAACGGCGCAGCGCTGGTATCAAACGACGCTCAAAAAATTCGCCCCCGATGAAGCACGGTGCGCTGAAGCGCAATACGCACTGGGCGAAACCTACGAGAATTTGTGGCGCAACCGCGACTGGGCGCGCAACGCTTACGAAACGACGCTGCGCTCGTATCCAAAAACCGTGTGGGCCGGCAAAGCGAAAGAACGGCTCGGCCTGATGCTTTACCACGAGGCCGCGCCGCGCGCGCGCCGCGTTTTGCTGCAAGTCCCGGCGATTCCGTCGGAAGACGATGCCGACGATTTGCTGGCGGGTGTTCGCATGGTTCTGGCGGCGCGCGGCATCGACGCCAGTGGCACGACATTGCGCGGCTGGAGTCTAGCGCCGTTTTACGCCGGTTATTTCCCTGACGACCCGGGCCGTGTCGCGCGTATTTCTCTGGCGTCGTGGAAAACCGTCGCGACAAACGCCGGCTTGCGGTTTCGCATTTCCGATGGCGGCGATGCGCGCGGCGCTTTGCAAATGCTGCAAAGCGAACTCGATGCCGCACACCTTTCGCTGGTTTACAGCGGCGCACGAAGACCACGTTGGCAACTCGTAACCGGCTACGATTCGGGTCGTGACAGCGTATGGCTCCAGCGCGGCGCCGAACTTTTGAATCCCTCATCGAGTGATTTCGCCAAAGCGTGGAATCGGCGTTCCGAATTGGGTGGAGCGTTTAGTCTGGTGTCGTTTGAAGCGCCGGGAGAAAGCTCGACAAAGCCCAAACTTGCCCCAATTTCGACCGTACCTTCAAATGATTCTGTGCCTCCGCCCGCACCTGAGCGCGCCGCGCCCAAACTGAATTACGCCAAAATCACCGCGCAGCAGTCGCCGCTGTCGGCTCCGACCTATTTTTTCGAATTAAAACCTCTCGACGAGCGCGCGGCGCATCGTCGCGCGTTGCGCCGCGCCGCCCAGTGGCTTCGCCGCCCGCGTGATGAAAGCAGCGGCGCTTTACTCGGCGGCGAAGCGTTGCGTTCCATTGCCACGATTCTCCGTCGCTACGCTGCCGATGATTCTGCAACGGCGAATGGCAACGCTGCCAACATGGAGGGGGCATTGCCGGAAGCGAACGCCGTTGATGAGCCTCTAGCGCGCGAAGAAGGTTTGCCCGATTCCGCCATGGGGCAACCGACCCCCACGCCTGCAGGTGATAGCCTTCCGAAATCTCAAGCGCTCAGCAGCGATTTAGAACCATTGCGCGCGTTGCTGGCATGGCGCAATGCGCCGCTTTCGCGCTGGCTCGATGCGCGCCGCGATGCCGCCGCCTACTGTGATGCTGCTGGCGGTCGCTTGCGAGAAAATGCGCCGCGCCGCGCTGCCAGAGCGCTACGCGAAGCCATTTCGGCTTTGGAAGACGCTCGATCTTTGCTGCCTTCGCCTAATGCCTTGGGCCGCGAACTTTCGCCAACAACACGTCGTTCCCTCGCAAATGCCGCCGCCAAGCTCGACACCGCACGCGAAGCCGAAGCACGCGCGATCGCCGCGCTCGAATCTTTCGGCTAACACCCCTTTTATTGTCACGAAACCAAAAGTACGGTCGATTTCGACCGTACTTTTTTCTTTGAGCAATATAAAAAAATAACTCCAAGAGTTGCATATCGCGTGATACAATGTGCGTGATTTTTTGAGATTGCGCCGCCCGCTTCCCAAACAGCGTCCGAGTTTGTTCTGGTATGCAGCCGACGAAATGCGAATTGAGCTGGAGAATTTTTATGACGAACACGTTCCAAAACAACTTTGGTGCATCGCGCCACCCATTTCCCTGCCGCCCACTATTGTGTCTGATTTGGATGCTGGCCCTGACATGGCTTTCCGGCGGTTTTTTCAAGGCGGGTGCCGCCGCGTTTGACTGGAACACCTATAACGGGCAGCGGGTGAAGTGGGAATACAACGTGGTGCCGTATGATTTTGATCGGACCGATGATGCAACGCATCGTTATCCAACCAAGGAAGAGCAGGAAAAGTTCGAGCGCGCGATTCGCGGCTGGCAGAAAGCCGCCGACATCAATTTCGTTAAGGGCGCCAACCCGAGCGTCAACCAGGGCGATTACATAAACGTATCGGCCAGCAAATCGTTGGTGTGGGGCCTTATTGAGCCGAACTTCGCCTGGATCGGGCGATCGGGCGGCGCGCAGCCGATGTGGCTCTTCAACTGGGATCAACATGTAATTTTGCACGAAATGGGGCACGCGCTTGCGCTCACGCACGAGCATCAGCGCAGCGACCGCGACACCTACATCGACTGCTGGTGGTGGAATGCCCAGCCTGGGACGCAGGTCAACTTCGTCAAGACCGGTGGTTCGGATAATCGCACGGCCTATGATCCGTATTCGATGATGCACTACGTTCCGTATGCGTTTTCGCTTGATGTCAAAAACAATCTCTGGACTCTGCATCCCAAAAATGAAGATTGGTTAAGTTTCATCGGAAAACACAACTGGTTCGGCGAAGACGGCGAAATTCCCTCTAACGGCATTCCCTACGCCGTTGACGAAGACAGCGACGAATTTAAAAAAGTCGGGACTTACGGTTACCTCAGCCCGCTCGACCGCGCGGGAATCGCACATGAGTACGGCCTGCCGGGCAAAATCACCGGCACGGTGTCGAACAATGCCGGCGGCACTTTGGATTTGAGTAAAGTGAAACTGCACCTCAAGGGCGTCGGCAACACCGTCGATACGGTGGCGCGCATGAAACTGTGCAAGGAAACGCCGAGAAACTCGGATGCTGCGGGAAACTACGAATTCATCGGCTTGCCCTCGGGAACGTACACGGTCAAGCCTGTCATGGCGAACTACCGTTTTACGCCGCCGACGCAAACCGTTGTCGCGACTTCGGGCAACATTACAACGGCTTCGTTCACCGCGATTCTAGATGAAGCCGCGCCGCCTGTTGTCAACCTGCTCACGCCCGACAACAGCACGCCCGCTTATAAAATACGCCCCAAGATGCTAGGAACGGCAGACGACGGCGTGGGCGGTTCAGGCGTCGCCAACGTGGGAGTGGCGCTTTCCGACCACGAAGGGAAATTCCTCAACTGGAGCAGCGGATCGTTCGATTCGACTTCTTTCAGTGCGGCCCATCGCTCCGTTATAAACAATGGCTCCTTTTCTTGGGAGTTCACCATCCCCTCAAACATTTCCCTGCCCGATGGCTGGTATCAGTTCCACGCCAACGCCCTCGATAATTCGGGCAACGACAGCGAATACACGACACACTCCTTTTACCTCGACAACGGCGCGCCTTCGGTTGCGTTCGCGCCGCTGGTTAATGAACAAAACGTTCTCGATTTTGGTCTCGTCGGCGGAACGGTGAGCGACACCCTGTCGCCAGTGACGACGCAGATCAGCATCAGGGAAGACAACGGCGGGGGCGCCGCCGACCGCCAGTGGAATGGCAGCACCTGGGTCACCGGTTCGGCTTCGATAATGCTCGCCGGTCGCGTTGACGGTAACAACTGGAAGCCCGCTTTCACTTTGCCGACGCGCACCCAGATTTCAGATCGCGGCTTTTATATCTACGTCAAAGCGATTGACAAAGCGGGTAACTTCAACGGTGCGACGATTCATCTGCATCGCATTCCTACCGACTCGACTGTCCCTGACCTTTCCATCACGTCGCCAACGCACAATAAGGTACTTACAACCAACAGCATCGGCCCCATCTCGGGCGTCGCGCGCGACCAGCAAACCGGACTGAGCGAAGTCACGATTTACCTGATGCGTCTCAAAACCGGCGGCGGATTTGAAACCTGGAACGGCACGGCCTGGACAGATACCCAGAATCCGCTGCCCACCGCAATCGATCATGCGACGGGCAACTGGACGGCGCCCGCGACATCGAATGAATTTACCTATTCGCTGCCATCGGGCGCGAACTTGCGTAACGGCCAGTATCAGCTTCAGGCCTACGCCAAGAACAACGAAACACCGCGTGGAACGCGCGGCGTCAGCGTCAGCTTTACAGTGGATTTCCATCAGGAATACACCTGGACAGGCGCCACAATGCGCGACACCGATCCCAACAACAACAGCGACCACTGGGGCACAGCCGCCAACTGGAGTCCGGTAGGCGTTCCCGATGTGAACGACATCGCCTTCATCGGCAACGGCGACACGGTGCGCTCGACAATTTCGCGCACAGTTCATGGCTTTTATCTCAGCAACGGCGCGCTCGATTTCGACAACGCGACCGATTCGCTTAACGTCACCAAAAAGGGAACATGGTCGGGCGGCACGCTGCGCGACACTATCAACATCAATGCAGGTGCGACGTTCGCGATTTCAACGATCAACAGAAAAACGCTCGACAGTGGCGCAACACTCAACAACAACGGCACCATCAACTGGGCAGCGGGGTCAAATAACGAGGGCGGCAGCATCCATACTTACGCCTACCAAACCTACGAGCGTTCCACAATTAACAATCGCAGCGGCGGCGTTTTCAACCTGACGACCGACGGCACGCCCTTCACCCGTGAACATCAACGCTCCTTTTTCAACAACCTCGCGGGCGCCAAAATCATCAAAACAGGCGGCGCGGGAAGCGCTGTCATCAACGCGTTCGCAGTCGATAACGCGGGCGAAGTACGGTCGAATTCGGGCGTGATCGAGCTTGCAACCGATCTCAGTCTCAGCGGCCCGACAACTTTTGCCGGCACCGGAAAAATTTTACTGAGCGGCACGACAACGGCTTCGGCAGCGATCACCGCCAGTTGCCCGGTTGATCTCACTGGCGTACTCACGGGCAGCTTCCATCCTACAACTTACGCGCCGCTGTCCTCGTATGGAGGCTCCGGCGTGTTGTCGTGGAAAGCGGGCACCATCAGCGGCGCGTGGACAATCAATGCCGGCGCAACGATGAGCCTTTCAGGAGCAGACGCAAAAATCCTCTTCAGCGGCGCGATACTCAACAACAGCGGCACCATCAACTGGGCGGCAGGGCCCAACAACGCGGGCGGCGCCATTCACACCTATGCTTACCAGACCTACGAACGCTCCACTATCAACAACCGCAGCGGCGGCGTCTTCAACCTGACGACCGACGGCACGCCCTTCACCCGTGAACATCAACGCTCCTTTTTCAACAACCTCGCGGGCGCCAAAATCATCAAAACAGGCGGCGCGGGAAGCGCTGTCATCAACGCGTTTGAGCTTGCCAACAGCGGCGAGGTACGGTCGAATACGGGCGCACTCTCCTACAACACCGTAATCAATGTCCTTGCTGGCTCTACGTTCACCGGCACCGGCGCGCACCAGATGACCGATGGCAGTTTCAATCTCAACGGCAATACAACTCTCGTCGGCACTTCTTTCACAGTTGCGGGC harbors:
- a CDS encoding M12 family metallopeptidase, producing MTNTFQNNFGASRHPFPCRPLLCLIWMLALTWLSGGFFKAGAAAFDWNTYNGQRVKWEYNVVPYDFDRTDDATHRYPTKEEQEKFERAIRGWQKAADINFVKGANPSVNQGDYINVSASKSLVWGLIEPNFAWIGRSGGAQPMWLFNWDQHVILHEMGHALALTHEHQRSDRDTYIDCWWWNAQPGTQVNFVKTGGSDNRTAYDPYSMMHYVPYAFSLDVKNNLWTLHPKNEDWLSFIGKHNWFGEDGEIPSNGIPYAVDEDSDEFKKVGTYGYLSPLDRAGIAHEYGLPGKITGTVSNNAGGTLDLSKVKLHLKGVGNTVDTVARMKLCKETPRNSDAAGNYEFIGLPSGTYTVKPVMANYRFTPPTQTVVATSGNITTASFTAILDEAAPPVVNLLTPDNSTPAYKIRPKMLGTADDGVGGSGVANVGVALSDHEGKFLNWSSGSFDSTSFSAAHRSVINNGSFSWEFTIPSNISLPDGWYQFHANALDNSGNDSEYTTHSFYLDNGAPSVAFAPLVNEQNVLDFGLVGGTVSDTLSPVTTQISIREDNGGGAADRQWNGSTWVTGSASIMLAGRVDGNNWKPAFTLPTRTQISDRGFYIYVKAIDKAGNFNGATIHLHRIPTDSTVPDLSITSPTHNKVLTTNSIGPISGVARDQQTGLSEVTIYLMRLKTGGGFETWNGTAWTDTQNPLPTAIDHATGNWTAPATSNEFTYSLPSGANLRNGQYQLQAYAKNNETPRGTRGVSVSFTVDFHQEYTWTGATMRDTDPNNNSDHWGTAANWSPVGVPDVNDIAFIGNGDTVRSTISRTVHGFYLSNGALDFDNATDSLNVTKKGTWSGGTLRDTININAGATFAISTINRKTLDSGATLNNNGTINWAAGSNNEGGSIHTYAYQTYERSTINNRSGGVFNLTTDGTPFTREHQRSFFNNLAGAKIIKTGGAGSAVINAFAVDNAGEVRSNSGVIELATDLSLSGPTTFAGTGKILLSGTTTASAAITASCPVDLTGVLTGSFHPTTYAPLSSYGGSGVLSWKAGTISGAWTINAGATMSLSGADAKILFSGAILNNSGTINWAAGPNNAGGAIHTYAYQTYERSTINNRSGGVFNLTTDGTPFTREHQRSFFNNLAGAKIIKTGGAGSAVINAFELANSGEVRSNTGALSYNTVINVLAGSTFTGTGAHQMTDGSFNLNGNTTLVGTSFTVAGGTIRGNGGTLATSGIGALNWTGGSLDGIFNFAANSTMNLSGATTKVLVSGATLNNNGTINWAGGPNNTGSIHTYAYQTYERSTINNRAGANFNVTTGGTVFTKEHNPSFFNNEVGAKFNKTGAGVSTDNNFAFNNKGLARVFAGTYAWNAGGNSTGVFQADSGALLRLTGGTNAVVDTQLTGAGRVQIDGATVTGGGALTNSMTSTGGLDLISGTLNGTTNYTGAGLLNWSGGSLGGTFTLAAGSTINVLGAARKTLVSGATLNNNGTINWAAGPNNAGGDIFTSAYQTYERSTINNRSGANFNLTTDGTPFSKEYNYSLFNNLAGGKLNKTGGAGDTVINSFAVNNAGEVRSNSGVLDFAAPLDVTGPTTFAGTAKIRLSHVATAAAPITSTCSVELTGVLTGNIHPTTYAPLSSYGGSGVLSWKSGTISGVWTQNAGATMSLSGTDRKTLALGATLNNSGTINWAAGPDNTGSIFTSAYQSYDRSTINNRSGGVFNLTTDGTPFTREHQRSFFNNLAGGKLIKTGGTATTTIDAFELANNGEVRSNSGVLAYNTVLNANNGGTFSGAGKHLMTAGSFNVRGTSTVNGPVFEISGGTVEGDSATLGTLAGVGSGIWNWTGGTISGVLRIGANTNLLIDGATRKTLAMGATLDNYGIVSFTGGDIYTYAYQTYERSTVLNHSGGTFKLMGGTWSRDHQRSFFQNDGTLEIGAQLGIATLDRDFTQSSTGKLNIQIGGANAATPQFDQLQIGGGATLAGALNVSLVNGYTAPAGASFKVLTFGSRSSAFSTVSSPFIGTYNPNDLTLTRDLTVPASVAVTNPANGSGLKAVTSISGTATDNAGGSGIGKVEAYLRRTVSGAYQYWALRSGTWGWGASV